The proteins below come from a single Nitrosospira sp. Is2 genomic window:
- a CDS encoding alternate F1F0 ATPase, F1 subunit alpha translates to MSAVNKGLEDIFDSALAQLDRARAVWKPRLALREFGTITSLASGVAKVSGLPGIGFEEVLRFADGSYGIAFNIEEDEIGVVLLDEYFHLHTGDEVQRRGHVMDVPVGEAMMGRVVDPLGRPRDGRGVVASTTRLPIERAAPCIMDRAPVTVPLQTGIKVIDALIPIGRGQRELILGDRQTGKTAIAVDTILNQKDEDVLCVYCAIGQRAAGVAKVIATLRENGAMRYTVVVVTEGNDSPGLAYIAPYAATSIAEYFMGQGRDVLIVYDDLTHHARAYRELSLLLRRPPGREAYPGDIFYIHSRLLERATHLRGGLGGGSLTALPIVETEAQDISAYIPTNLISITDGQIYLSPTLFELGVLPAVDVGKSVSRVGGQAQRAVYRAATGDLKLDYAQFEELETFARFGARLEEDTRAIIEHGRRIRGCLKQPESAPVSVTEQVVLLLALGARLLENVPLDRLVDAELALTKAVADMPDEFRTRIGCAENLGDEDRDAILQVAHAAIDSFRATVPVDGGSWNRKKDVLDYFNTGPG, encoded by the coding sequence ATGAGTGCCGTCAATAAAGGTCTCGAAGACATCTTCGATAGTGCATTGGCACAGCTCGATCGGGCACGGGCAGTCTGGAAGCCGCGGTTAGCCTTGCGCGAATTCGGAACCATCACGAGTCTAGCTTCCGGCGTAGCGAAAGTTTCCGGTCTTCCCGGCATTGGATTCGAGGAGGTATTGCGGTTTGCCGACGGCTCTTACGGTATAGCTTTTAATATCGAAGAAGATGAAATTGGCGTGGTTCTGCTGGATGAGTACTTTCACCTGCATACCGGGGATGAGGTGCAACGCAGGGGACATGTGATGGATGTGCCGGTGGGGGAGGCAATGATGGGACGGGTAGTCGACCCGTTGGGCCGCCCCAGGGACGGAAGAGGGGTGGTGGCTTCCACTACGCGTCTGCCGATTGAACGTGCTGCTCCGTGTATTATGGATCGGGCGCCTGTAACCGTGCCCCTTCAAACCGGTATCAAGGTCATCGATGCGCTCATTCCCATCGGACGCGGCCAGCGCGAGCTGATTTTAGGTGATCGCCAGACCGGTAAGACTGCGATCGCAGTGGATACAATACTCAATCAGAAAGACGAGGATGTCCTGTGCGTTTATTGCGCTATCGGGCAACGCGCGGCCGGCGTGGCGAAGGTGATTGCGACCCTGCGGGAAAACGGCGCGATGAGATATACGGTGGTGGTCGTGACGGAGGGTAACGATTCGCCCGGGCTCGCCTATATTGCGCCCTATGCTGCGACCAGCATCGCGGAGTATTTTATGGGACAGGGCCGCGATGTCCTGATCGTGTATGATGATCTCACGCATCACGCGCGAGCGTACCGGGAATTGTCGCTTCTCCTGCGTCGCCCGCCAGGGCGCGAAGCTTACCCTGGAGATATCTTTTACATCCACTCGCGACTGCTGGAACGGGCAACCCACCTGCGCGGAGGGCTCGGTGGCGGCTCACTAACCGCGCTGCCAATTGTTGAGACAGAAGCTCAGGATATTTCCGCATATATTCCGACCAACCTGATTTCCATCACTGATGGCCAAATCTACCTTTCGCCGACGTTGTTTGAATTGGGCGTATTGCCAGCAGTTGACGTGGGGAAATCCGTTTCTCGGGTCGGAGGGCAGGCACAACGCGCGGTTTACCGTGCGGCGACGGGCGATCTGAAGCTGGATTATGCTCAATTCGAAGAACTGGAGACTTTCGCCCGGTTTGGCGCCCGACTTGAGGAGGATACGCGCGCGATCATAGAACATGGTCGCCGGATCCGTGGGTGCCTTAAGCAACCGGAATCCGCACCCGTCTCCGTTACTGAACAAGTGGTTCTGCTGCTCGCGCTTGGCGCGAGACTCTTAGAGAATGTCCCACTGGACCGGTTGGTGGACGCCGAGTTGGCGTTGACGAAAGCAGTGGCGGACATGCCCGATGAGTTCCGTACGCGCATCGGGTGCGCAGAAAATCTCGGTGATGAAGACCGGGACGCGATACTGCAAGTTGCCCATGCGGCAATTGACAGTTTCAGAGCCACGGTACCGGTGGACGGCGGAAGCTGGAACCGAAAGAAGGACGTTCTCGATTATTTCAATACTGGCCCCGGCTGA
- a CDS encoding F0F1 ATP synthase subunit B: MLIDWFTVIAQMVNFLVLVWLLKRFFYRPVLNALDARERRIAAELAEAGAKKLEADKERDEFQRKTHELEQQRSALLSKALEEAQVERQRLLSAAHEDAAKWRAKWEETWNSDYQGLSDVLAQKTCAEILATTRKVLSDIASSTLEALIVDVFIQRVRELNADQRAQLVLALAAEPATAAASPEWVIRSTFVLSPEQKENIEQVLQENLLGDKPVRFMTDPSLIAGIELIAQGHKLAWTIADYLSSLEREVERLWKNRAAAEHELQPESETQLDCPLTDECRQ, translated from the coding sequence GTGCTGATTGATTGGTTTACGGTCATTGCGCAAATGGTCAACTTTCTTGTTCTGGTATGGTTGCTCAAGCGTTTCTTTTACCGCCCTGTCCTCAATGCGCTTGACGCGCGTGAGAGGCGAATTGCCGCGGAGCTCGCGGAAGCGGGTGCTAAAAAATTGGAGGCTGACAAGGAAAGGGACGAATTTCAACGCAAGACTCATGAACTTGAGCAACAGCGTTCCGCGCTTTTGAGCAAAGCTCTGGAAGAGGCTCAGGTCGAACGACAACGGCTGCTTTCTGCTGCGCATGAGGATGCGGCGAAGTGGCGCGCCAAATGGGAGGAGACGTGGAACAGCGATTATCAAGGTCTGAGTGACGTCCTTGCGCAGAAAACTTGCGCAGAAATACTTGCCACCACCCGAAAGGTGTTGTCCGATATCGCCAGCTCGACTCTCGAAGCTCTTATTGTGGATGTATTCATTCAGCGCGTGCGCGAGCTGAACGCTGACCAACGGGCTCAGCTGGTCCTGGCATTAGCGGCGGAGCCTGCGACGGCCGCTGCGTCGCCGGAATGGGTGATCCGCAGCACGTTTGTTCTGTCGCCTGAGCAAAAGGAAAACATCGAGCAGGTGCTTCAGGAAAACCTGCTCGGCGATAAGCCAGTCCGGTTCATGACGGACCCAAGCCTGATCGCTGGTATCGAGCTTATCGCTCAGGGACACAAACTGGCGTGGACTATCGCTGACTACCTCTCGTCCCTTGAAAGAGAAGTAGAGCGGCTTTGGAAAAACCGGGCTGCGGCCGAACATGAACTCCAGCCTGAATCTGAAACACAACTTGATTGCCCCTTAACTGATGAGTGCCGTCAATAA
- a CDS encoding ATP synthase subunit I, translating into MSEVTGVALGVVTGVMLGAIFFGGLWWTVINGTKARRPARCFIFSMLLRTGIVVSGFYLLLGVPGASWAMMLAGLAGFGLARLAATRLLSAPVQTVESGDVKGEGSCQGRKPSHAP; encoded by the coding sequence ATGAGTGAAGTCACGGGCGTGGCACTCGGTGTGGTGACCGGCGTGATGCTTGGCGCAATTTTTTTCGGGGGGCTGTGGTGGACCGTCATTAACGGGACTAAAGCCCGGAGACCAGCTCGCTGCTTTATTTTCAGTATGCTGCTGCGCACCGGCATTGTCGTCAGCGGGTTTTATTTGCTGTTGGGTGTTCCCGGCGCTAGCTGGGCGATGATGCTTGCCGGACTCGCTGGATTTGGTCTTGCGCGGCTCGCAGCCACACGGCTGCTGTCGGCTCCTGTGCAAACGGTCGAGTCAGGGGATGTGAAAGGGGAAGGAAGCTGCCAAGGACGAAAGCCAAGCCATGCACCTTAG
- a CDS encoding F0F1 ATP synthase subunit epsilon, whose protein sequence is MNLKILLPFRVLTEKSDVMHITVETDAGSLGFLPRRLDCVAALKPGIMTFKAKGEAETYVAIDEGILVKTGQDVLVSVRNAKGGIDLNTLRKAVRDEFLSLNVHEQRMRRMMATMESGFIRRFAEFQRE, encoded by the coding sequence ATGAATCTCAAAATTCTTTTACCGTTTCGCGTGCTCACGGAAAAGAGCGACGTCATGCATATTACCGTCGAGACGGATGCCGGATCGCTCGGATTCCTGCCACGCCGGCTTGACTGCGTAGCGGCGCTGAAGCCAGGGATTATGACTTTTAAGGCTAAAGGCGAGGCGGAAACGTACGTAGCAATTGACGAAGGAATTCTCGTAAAAACTGGCCAGGACGTGCTGGTGTCGGTACGCAACGCGAAGGGCGGGATTGATCTGAATACTCTCCGGAAAGCGGTCAGGGATGAGTTTTTGAGTCTCAATGTACACGAGCAGAGGATGCGCCGCATGATGGCAACCATGGAAAGCGGTTTTATTCGGCGTTTTGCGGAATTCCAACGTGAGTGA
- a CDS encoding AtpZ/AtpI family protein, whose product MSDQQEKKTAADEPEWSRLAGVSAARKLKAQREKSHAARTVWSGLGMMGLVGWAVVAPTLLGAGLGVWLDRRYPTNHSWTITLLFAGLVVGCFNAWYWVTREDRETHKQRENGGTESDE is encoded by the coding sequence GTGAGTGATCAGCAGGAGAAAAAGACGGCGGCCGATGAACCCGAGTGGAGCCGGCTGGCGGGCGTCAGCGCGGCGCGGAAGTTGAAGGCCCAACGGGAGAAGTCTCATGCCGCGCGAACAGTCTGGTCAGGGTTAGGCATGATGGGGCTGGTCGGGTGGGCGGTGGTGGCGCCGACACTGCTTGGCGCGGGGCTCGGTGTCTGGTTGGACCGCCGCTACCCCACGAACCATTCCTGGACGATTACGCTGCTGTTTGCCGGTCTCGTCGTCGGATGTTTTAACGCTTGGTATTGGGTTACAAGGGAAGACCGCGAGACCCATAAACAACGGGAAAATGGAGGGACGGAGAGCGATGAGTGA
- a CDS encoding F0F1 ATP synthase subunit A, with translation MHLSPDDIIFWEYGFLKLNATIVYTWVLMLVLASGSKMITRKLSVGLERSRWQNLLEIVVISIKKQIEEAGLRRSDRYLGFLGTLFLFVVAASLFTIVPGYQPPTGSLSTTVALAICVFIAVPVYGVKEQGMGRYLRSYLKPTPIMLPFNIIGELSRTLALAVRLFGNMMSGTMILAILLGISPFIFPVVMSALGLLTGMVQAYIFSILATVYIAAATLREG, from the coding sequence ATGCACCTTAGCCCTGATGACATCATTTTCTGGGAGTATGGCTTCCTGAAACTCAACGCTACAATTGTATATACGTGGGTGCTGATGTTGGTATTAGCCAGCGGTTCAAAAATGATCACGCGCAAGCTTTCGGTCGGGCTGGAAAGGTCCCGCTGGCAGAACTTGCTGGAGATCGTCGTCATCTCAATCAAGAAGCAGATTGAGGAAGCAGGTTTGCGCCGGTCGGACAGATATCTTGGTTTTCTTGGAACGCTGTTTCTGTTTGTCGTGGCTGCAAGCCTGTTCACAATCGTCCCTGGCTATCAGCCGCCCACAGGCTCGCTTTCGACCACCGTGGCGCTTGCGATTTGCGTATTCATCGCCGTACCGGTGTATGGCGTTAAAGAGCAGGGAATGGGGCGCTACCTGCGGTCCTATCTGAAACCGACGCCCATCATGCTTCCTTTCAATATTATCGGCGAATTGTCGCGCACACTTGCTCTGGCTGTCCGCCTATTCGGGAATATGATGAGTGGAACCATGATACTTGCAATTCTTCTGGGCATTTCGCCGTTTATTTTCCCGGTCGTGATGAGCGCGCTCGGTCTATTGACCGGCATGGTTCAGGCTTATATCTTCAGCATTCTGGCCACCGTTTATATCGCAGCCGCGACCCTGCGCGAGGGTTGA
- a CDS encoding F0F1 ATP synthase subunit C, whose product MDSVSLIAIVSIVTAGLTVSVGVIAPALGEGKAIATAVTSLAQQPDASATITRTLFVGLAIIESMAIYCFVVSMILIFANPFWNHIISEAAGK is encoded by the coding sequence ATGGACAGCGTGAGTCTGATTGCTATCGTATCAATTGTTACGGCGGGTTTGACGGTCAGCGTCGGCGTGATCGCTCCGGCATTAGGTGAAGGAAAGGCGATCGCCACGGCAGTAACGTCGCTGGCTCAGCAACCGGACGCGTCCGCCACCATTACCCGGACATTGTTTGTCGGCCTGGCAATAATCGAGTCTATGGCGATTTACTGTTTTGTGGTTTCCATGATTTTGATTTTCGCTAATCCCTTCTGGAATCACATCATTTCAGAGGCTGCGGGGAAGTAA